The Solirubrobacter pauli sequence CGTCGACGGCCGCCGCGGGGCCGATGGTCCCTGGGCCCGGGCCGCTGTCGATCGGCGGGACGGGGCTGGCCAGCCAGTGGTTCAAAGGGCTGATCGACGAGGTCCGCGTGTACGACCGGCCGCTCGCGGCCGCCGAGATCCAGGCGGACATGGGCCGGGCCGTCGGCCTCCCGGGCACGCCGGTCCCCGCGCGCAAGGACGTCTCGGGCTCGTGGACGGCGCCGCAGGACTGGCCCCTGGTCGCCGTGCACGCGTCGATGTTGTCCGACGGCAAGGTCGTGGCCTGGGACGGCTTCGCGGAGGCGGTGAACTCCGAGCACGTCTGGAACCCCGAGACCAACGCGTTCGAGGAGGCGCCGTCCGGCATCAACCTGTTCTGCGCCGGTCACGCGCTGCTGCCGGACGGCCGGCTGTTCGTCGCCGGCGGCCACGAGCTGGCGTACGTCGGCCTGCGCGACACGCGGCTCTACAACCCGTTGACCGCCACATGGACGGCCGGGCCCGACATGGCCCGCGGGCGCTGGTACCCGACGACCACCACGCTGCCGGACGGGCGCGTCCTGATCGTGTCCGGCGACGGCATCACGCCGAACAACGACCCGTTCTTCGTGCGGCCCTCCGACACGATCCCCGAGATCTACGACCCCGCCGGGAACACGATGGTGTCGCTGGAGAACGCGGGCCGGCGGATGCCGCTGTACCCCTACATGTTCGTCGCGCCCGACGGCCGGGTGGTCGACGCCGGGCCGGACCGGACGACCCGGCTGCTGGACACCCGCACCGGCGCGTGGTCCGAGCTCACCAGCCGCTCTCCGATCGAGGGCGGCAGCGCCGTGATGTTCCGGCCGGGGAAGATCCTCACGACGGGCGCGTGGACGGACACCGACCAGGGCGCCGCGCCGCCGATCACCAACCGCTCGGCCGTGCTCGACCTCGACCAGGCCGTGCCGGCCTGGCGCGACGTCGCCCCGATGAAGTGGGCGCGGACCTACCACACGCTCACCGTGCTGCCGGACGGCGACGTCCTCTCGGTCGGCGGGCAGGCCCGCTTCCTCGCCAACAGCATCGCCGACAGCCCGGTCCTGCAGCCGGAGATCTGGCATCCGGAGACGGACACGTGGACGCCGATGGCCTCCAGCGTCCGGCCGCGCGGCTACCACAACACGTCGCTGCTGCTCCCGGACGGCCGGGTGCTGCTCGCCGGCAGCGGCCGGCTGGACGGGTCGCTGATGGCCAACGAGAAGACGGCGGAGATCTTCTCGCCGCCGTACCTGCACAAGGGGCCGCGGCCGACGATCACCAGCGCGCCGGGCGCGATGGGGTACGGCGACACGATCGACGTCGTCAGCCCGGAAGCGGCCGACGTGACCAAGGTCAGCCTCGTCCGCATCGGCTCGGTCACGCACAACTTCAACATGGACCAGCGCTGGCAGCAGCTGAGCTTCACGCGTGCCGGCGACACGCTGCGGATCGACGCCCCGACGTCGGCCAACGACGCTCCGCCCGGCGTGTACTACGTGTTCGTCATCAACAGCGCCGGCGTCCCGTCGAAGGCGGCGATCGTCAGCATCGCGGCCGAGCCGCAGGCGCCCGACACGACGGCGCCCTCGCAGACGCGTGACCTCGCCGCGACGGGTGCGGTCGGGAGCGCCACGCTCACGTGGACCGCGGCCACCGACGACGTCGCCGTCGTCCGGTACAACGTGCACCGCTCCACGGACCCCGACTTCGTCCCCGGCCCCGCGAACCGGGTCGCGAGGGTCACGCAGGGGACGACCTACACGGATGCGGATCTCGCCGGGGGGACGTACCACTACCGCGTGACCGCCGAGGACCCGTCCGGCAACGTCGGCGCGCCGTCGGAGCGGGCGACGGCGACGGTGACCGCCGCCGCCGGCCCGGTGCCCGTCGCCGCGTACGCGTTCGAGGAGGGCACCGGTACGACCGTCGCCGACACGACCGGTCGTGGACACACGGGGACGATCCGGCAGGCCACCTGGACGACCGGCCGCAACGGCGGCGCGCTGAGCTTCGACGGGGTCGACGACTGGGTGTCGATCAACGACGCGGCGGACCTGCGCCTCGCGACCGCGCTCACGATCGAGGCCTGGGTCAACCCGACGAAGGTCGACAGCTGGCGGACCGTCGTGATGAAGGAGCGCACAGGCGATCTCGCCTACGCGCTCTACAGCTCGGGTGAGAACCGCCCGAGCCTGTACGGGACCAACGGCTCCGTGCAGACCTCCAGCGCCCTGCCCACCAACACCTGGACGCATCTGGCCGCGACCTACGACGGCGCCACGTTGCGCTTCTTCGTCAACGGCACGCAGACCGCGTCCGTGGCGAAGACGGGCGCGCTCACGGCGAGCGCCGGCCTGCTGCGCCTGGGCGGCAACGCCATCTGGAACGAGTGGTTCGCGGGCAAGCTCGACGACGTCCGCATCTACGACAAGGCGTTGACGGCCGCGCAGATCCAGTCCGACATGAGCACCCCCGCGGGCACGCCCGCGCCCGCGGACACGACCGCGCCGTCCGCGCCGGGGGCGGTGACGGCCACCGGGGCCCTCGCGCGCGTCGACCTCCAGTGGGGCGCGGCGACCGACAACGTCGGCGTCACGCGCTACCAGGTGCACCGCTCGACGACCGCCGGCTTCACGGCGAGCTCCACGACGCGGATCGCCACGGTCGAAGCGGGGCTGACGTACGCCGACACCGCGCTCGCGCCCGGCACGTACTACTACCGCGTGATCGCCGAGGATCGGGCGGGGAACGTCGGCGCGCCGTCGGCCGAGGCGTCGGCCGTGGCCACCGGCGACACCACGGCGCCCACGGTGGCCCTGACCGCTCCCGCGGCCGGCGCGACCGTCCGCGACACGATCACCGTGACCGCGACCGCCGCGGACGACGTCGGCGTCGCGGGCGTCCGCTTCCAGCTCGACGGGGCCGACCTGGGCGCCGAGGACACCTCCGCGCCGTACTCGGCCTCGTGGACGACGACGACCGCCACCGCCGGCCAGCACGTGCTGACCGCGATCGCGCGCGACGCGGCCGGCAACCGGACGACGGCCGTCGCCGTCCCCGTCACCGTCGACAACTCGCCGCCGCCCGGGCCGGCGCCGATCGCCGCGTACGGGTTCGAGGAGGGGACGGGGGCCACGATCGGCGACGCGACCGGCAAGGGCCATACCGGCACGATCACCGAGGCCACGTGGACGACCGCCGGTCGCAACGGCAAGGCGCTGAGCTTCGACGGCGTCAACGACTGGGTGACGATCCCGGATGCGGCGGACCTGCGCCTCGTCGGCGCGATGACGCTCGAGGCCTGGGTCTATCCGACGAAGGTCGACGGGTGGCGGACGGCGATCCTCAAGGAACGTCCCGGCGACCTCAGCTACGCGCTG is a genomic window containing:
- a CDS encoding LamG-like jellyroll fold domain-containing protein, whose translation is MRKTWPLLPALLAVSVASLATPQLAAAQGGLVAAYGFDDSGSTTAGDSSGNGNAGTIVGGATRSAGRFGSALVLDGVNDRVRVADAGSVNLASGMTLEAWVNPSVSSGTRSVIVKERQVDASYGLFHASPSVPGIKVATDGRTTFAKGASALPLNAWSHLAATYDGATLRLFVNGVQVTTSTAAAGPMVPGPGPLSIGGTGLASQWFKGLIDEVRVYDRPLAAAEIQADMGRAVGLPGTPVPARKDVSGSWTAPQDWPLVAVHASMLSDGKVVAWDGFAEAVNSEHVWNPETNAFEEAPSGINLFCAGHALLPDGRLFVAGGHELAYVGLRDTRLYNPLTATWTAGPDMARGRWYPTTTTLPDGRVLIVSGDGITPNNDPFFVRPSDTIPEIYDPAGNTMVSLENAGRRMPLYPYMFVAPDGRVVDAGPDRTTRLLDTRTGAWSELTSRSPIEGGSAVMFRPGKILTTGAWTDTDQGAAPPITNRSAVLDLDQAVPAWRDVAPMKWARTYHTLTVLPDGDVLSVGGQARFLANSIADSPVLQPEIWHPETDTWTPMASSVRPRGYHNTSLLLPDGRVLLAGSGRLDGSLMANEKTAEIFSPPYLHKGPRPTITSAPGAMGYGDTIDVVSPEAADVTKVSLVRIGSVTHNFNMDQRWQQLSFTRAGDTLRIDAPTSANDAPPGVYYVFVINSAGVPSKAAIVSIAAEPQAPDTTAPSQTRDLAATGAVGSATLTWTAATDDVAVVRYNVHRSTDPDFVPGPANRVARVTQGTTYTDADLAGGTYHYRVTAEDPSGNVGAPSERATATVTAAAGPVPVAAYAFEEGTGTTVADTTGRGHTGTIRQATWTTGRNGGALSFDGVDDWVSINDAADLRLATALTIEAWVNPTKVDSWRTVVMKERTGDLAYALYSSGENRPSLYGTNGSVQTSSALPTNTWTHLAATYDGATLRFFVNGTQTASVAKTGALTASAGLLRLGGNAIWNEWFAGKLDDVRIYDKALTAAQIQSDMSTPAGTPAPADTTAPSAPGAVTATGALARVDLQWGAATDNVGVTRYQVHRSTTAGFTASSTTRIATVEAGLTYADTALAPGTYYYRVIAEDRAGNVGAPSAEASAVATGDTTAPTVALTAPAAGATVRDTITVTATAADDVGVAGVRFQLDGADLGAEDTSAPYSASWTTTTATAGQHVLTAIARDAAGNRTTAVAVPVTVDNSPPPGPAPIAAYGFEEGTGATIGDATGKGHTGTITEATWTTAGRNGKALSFDGVNDWVTIPDAADLRLVGAMTLEAWVYPTKVDGWRTAILKERPGDLSYALYSSGEQRPSVYATTGSATAPSALPVNTWSHLAATYDATTIRLYVNGAQVASAARANALAANTGALRLGGNNVWPEWFAGRLDDVRVYDKALTAAQIGADMGKPVG